Below is a window of Pseudarthrobacter equi DNA.
CCTGACCAACGGAACGGCAGCCGCGCTGATACTGGCCGACCTGCTTAACGGCACGCCCAACAGCTGGGCCTCCTTCTTCGACAGCAACCGTGCGGGCCGGCCCGTGGCTGGCACTGCGCTGCCGGCCCCGGACCCCGGGGAACCAGCTCCGGCGGCACCGGCGGCCGCGACGTCCCTGCCGGTTGAGGACCTGCAGCCGGGTGACGGGATGGTGGTGGAGGCCGCGGCAGGCAGCACAGCCTGCTACCGGGATGACGCCGGAACACTCCACACCGTGTCCGCGATCTGCACGCACCTTGGCTGCACAGTGGGTTTCAACCAGGCCGAAAGGACGTGGGACTGCCCGTGCCACGGTTCCCGCTTCACCGTGGACGGCCGCGTCATCCAGGGGCCAGCCACCCGGGACCTCCCGCCCAGGCCGGCGCCGGCGACGTGAAACGCCAGCGGCCACCCTGCCTAATGGCAAGGTGGCCGCTGGTGGACAACGGTGCTACTGCACGTCTTCGTCCACCCAGTCCATGGACTTGGTGACCGCCTTGCGCCAGAGCCGCATCTGGCGTTCCTGCTCAGCCTGGTCCAGCTGGGGTTCCCAGCGCTTGTCCTCGGACCAGTTAGACGAAAGCTCGCCGAGGTCCTTCCAGAACCCGACGGCCAGCCCCGCCGCGTACGCTGCACCCAGCGCCGTGGTCTCGATGACCTTCGGGCGGATCACGGGCACGCCAAGGATGTCCGCCTGGAACTGCATCAGCGCGTCATTGGCAACCATGCCGCCGTCGACCTTCAGCTCGGTCAGCGGAACACCGGAGTCCGCGTTGACCGCGTCCAGCACCTCGCGGGTCTGGAATGCCGTTGCCTCCAACGCCGCACGGGCGATGTGGTTCTTGTTGACGAACCTGGTGAGGCCAACGATCGCGCCGCGTGCGTCCGGGCGCCAGTACGGAGCGAACAGGCCCGAGAACGCCGGAACAATGTACACACCGCCGTTGTCCTTGACGGTTGCCGCCAGTGTTTCGACCTCGGGAGCGCTGCTGATCATGCCCAGGTTGTCCCGCAGCCACTGAATGAGCGAACCCGTGACAGCGATGGAGCCTTCCAGGGCGTAGTGGGGCTTGGCGTCGCCAAGCTTGTAGCCCACCGTGGTGAGCAGCCCGTTCTTGGAGTGGACGATTTCCTCACCGGTGTTGAAGATCAGGAAGCAGCCGGTGCCGTAGGTGTTCTTGGCTTCGCCGGTTTCGAAGGCTGCCTGGCCGAAGGTTGCCGCCTGCTGGTCGCCCAGGATGCCCGCCACCGGGGTTTCACGCAGCAGCTGCGAGGTGTGGACGGTGCCGTACACCTCCGAGGACGATTTGATCTCGGGCATCATGCTGCGCGGAACACCGAAAACGCCGAGGATCTCGTCATCCCACTGCAGGGTCTCCAGGTCCATGAACAGCGTCCGGGATGCGTTGGTGACGTCGGTGACGTGCACTCCGCCGTCCACGCCGCCTGTCAGGTTCCACAAGACCCAGCAGTCGGTGTTGCCGAAGACCAGGTTGCCGGCCTCCGCTTTTTCCCGGGCGCCGTCCACGTTGTCCAGGATCCACTTGATCTTGGTGCCGGAGAAGTAGGTGGCCAGCGGCAGGCCCACCTTCTGTTTGAACCGGTCACCGCCGCCGTCCTTGGAGAGCTCGTCCACGATGTCCTGCGTCCGGGTGTCCTGCCACACGATGGCGTTGTACACGGGCTCACCGGTGGTCTTGTCCCACACCACAGCGGTTTCGCGCTGGTTGGTGATGCCGACGGCGGCGATATCGTGCCGTGTCAGGTTCGCCTTGGAGAGGGCAGAGGCGATGACCTCGCGGGTGTTGTTCCAGATTTCCGCGGCATTGTGTTCCACCCATCCTGCTTTGGGGAAGATCTGCTCGTGTTCCATCTGGCCCGAGGAGACAATGGCGCCGCTGTGGTCAAAAATGATGGCGCGCGTACTGGTGGTGCCCTGGTCAATGGCGATTACGTACTGGTTCATGGTGACGTCCTTGTCTGGTTGGTGGATGGGTTGAATCAGCTGTTCAGGAAGCGGCAGTGATGATGATGGGGGCGATCCGTGCCACGATGCCACCGAGGGCACCGCCTACCAGGGGACCGACCACCGGAATCCAGGAGTAGCCCCAGTCGCTGGAACCCTTGCCCCGGATGGGAAGCAGGGCGTGGGCGATGCGGGGACCAAGGTCACGGGCGGGGTTGATGGCGTAGCCGGTGGGTCCACCCAGCGAGACGCCGATGCCTACGACGAGCAGTGCGACAGCCAGCGGCCCGAGGCCCGAGGGGGTGCCACCCAGGGTAAGGATGACGAACACGAGCACGAACGTGCCGATGATCTCGGTGACCAGGTTCCAGGGGGTGGAGCGGAGGGCGGGGCCGGTGGAGAAAACGCCGAGTTTGCTGGCAGCGGCCTCTTCCGTGTCGAAGTGCTGCTTGTAGGCGAGCCAGCAGACCACAGCGCCAAGGAAGGCGCCCAGCATTTCACCGGCGAAGTAGGTCAGTGTCGACGCTACGTCCACGGCGACGCCGGGAGCGTACTCGGCCTTCCCGTTAATGAGCAGGCCCACGGTCACGGCCGGGTTCAGGTGCGCCCCCGACTTTGCGGCGACGAACACGCCGCAGAATACGGCGATACCCCATCCCCAGGTGACCATCAGGAACCCGCCGCTGTTGCCTTTCGTTCCCCGCAGGGCGACGTTGGCAACAACGCCGCAGCCCAGCAGGGTGAGCATCGCCGTTCCGAACACCTCGGATAAGAACACAATTCCAAGAGACATCTTTGACTCCTCTTTATTTTGTTGTTGGCCCTTCGCGGGTTGAAGGGCCGTCGGGCCGGGACGGTGTTTCGTCCCGGCTGGCAGCCCGGCCTAAGCGACCAGGCTGTGTGTTTCCACTCTGTGCAGCCGCTGCAGGACTTCCTGGGCGTGGCTGATCTCGGCGCTCCGGGCGGCAGCGTCCCACTGCAGCGGAACGGACAGGATGTCTGCCACCTCGTTCAGGAGTTCGCCGGTCACCAGTCCCCGGAAAGCAAGGGAGGTGCGCCTGATCAGCACATCCACCAGGTGCCCCACCTGTTCGTGGGCTGCCATGAACTCCAGTTCGCGGACGCTCAGTTCGCGGGTCGAGTGCAGGAGCCGGTCCGGACCGGCGTCGAGGTATTCGATCACCGCTTCTGCGCGGGTGCCGTACCTGGTCAGGAGACCTGCGGTGCGGTCCGCGTCCCGGCCGTGGCCCATATGGGCCTTGAGCCACCGCTGCACTCCGGCGTCGTCCGCCGGGAACCCGGCGCCGCCGCCAATGGGCAGCTGCGCTGTCGAGACTTTGCGGTGCATGCCGAGCTCTGCCAGGACATCGTTGGTGAGGTGTTCGGCAAGGGCACGGAAGGTGGTCCATTTGCCGCCTACCAGGCTGAGTACGACGGCGCCGGTCCCCGTGGGTGCCGGGCGGCGCGCTTCGATGCGGTAGTCACGGGAGACGAAGCCCGGCTGGGTGGCATCATGCCTGGGCAGCGGACGCACACCCGAGAAGGTGTAGACAATCTGGTTGCGCGTGACCGGGATCCTCGGGAACACATGCCCCACGAGGTCGAAGAAGTAGTCGATTTCCTCATCGGTGCAGACGGCGTCCTGTGACATGTCGGCGTCAACGTCGGTGGTACCGACCAGGACCCGGTCCCCCATCGGGTAGATGAGGACGATCCGGCCGTCAGTGTGTTCGAAGAAGATTTCCCGGCCCCGGCATGCGGCGAGCAGTTCGGGAGAGTCGAGCACAATGTGGGAACCCTTGGTGCCGCCCATGAACGACGAGGTGGTCCCCATGGCTTCGTTGGTCAGGTCCACCCAGGCGCCGGTGGTGTTCACGATGACGTCGGCGGTGAAGTCGAACTCCTCCCCCGTCAGCTCGTCACGCAGCCGGACGGTGCCGCCCTTGCCGGTACCGGGATTGGGGCGGGAGGTCACGGACTGCAGGGAAAGGTAGTTGCTGGCGCGTGCAGTGCTTCCCTGGCCGGCGGCTCCCCCCGGCTTCGCCTGGCCGGCCTTCTCGCCGTCCTGCAGGACGTCCAGCGTGAGGCGCTCGGGGTTGTGCACCGAAGCGTCAAAGTAGGTGGCTGCGTATTTGATGTCGGGCCGAAGGTCCGGCAGTTCCGTGAGGGCGCGCTTGTGTCCACGGAACTGGTGCCGCGGGACACTGCCGCCGTCCCTGGAGAAGGAATCGTAGAGGCTGAGTCCAACCTTGATGAGGAAGGCACCGCGCTCTTTGGGCTTGCCCTGCTGCTTGTGCGTCAGGAACCGCAACGGAGCCGAAAGGATGCCGGAAAACGTGCTGAAGATGGGAATAGTGGTCTGCAGCGGCTTGACGTAGTGGGGTGCGATCCGCAGCAGCCTGTTGCGTTCTACCACTGATTCGCGGACCAGCCGGAACTCGCCGTTTTCCAGGTAGCGGATGCCGCCGTGGATCATGTGGGACGACGCTCCGCTGGCGCCCTGGCAGTAGTCGCCGCGTTCCACGAGGGCTACGTCAACGCCCTGCAGTGCGAGGTCCCGGAAGGTTCCGACGCCGTTGATGCCTCCGCCGACCACCAGCACTTTCGCGTGCGGCCGGAGCCTGAGGTTGTGGACGGAATTGCGCTCCGCTGCCGGCTTTGGCGCGGGTGCTGCGGATGGTTGGACAGTTGGTTCCTTGGGTCCCAAAACGACTCCCTTGGGCTTTGCGTGCATGGTGCGTCCGCGCCGTGGATGCGGCGCTGTATGCACCATTCTTTGGAGTAATGGAAAATGGAGTCAAGCACTATGCACAAATGTGCAGATAGGACCTGAAATGGCCGCCTCCCGGCACGCAGACGCGCTCCGCGCTGCACAAATGTATTACCTGCAGGACCTCACCATGGATGCGATTGCGCGCGAACTCCGGACGTCCCGTTCCACGGTTTCGCGACTGCTTTCGGCTGCCCGTGACTCCGGCCTGGTGCAGGTGCAGATCCGTAACCCGCTCGATACCGGTCCTGAGCTTGAGGGCATGATCCGCAGGCGGTTCAACGTGGACGTTCACGTGGTCCCTGTCCTGGAGACCCTGAATGAAGCGGAAACCCTTGACCGGGTGGCCATGCAGGCTGCGCGCACCATCGGGCCGCTGGTGGACTCCAACGCCATCATCGGAGTGGCCTGGGGCTCCACCCTGAGCGCCGTCAGCCGGCACCTGACCAGGAAGATCACCCACGACAGCGTCATCGTGCAACTGAACGGCGCGGGCAACATGCACACCACAGGCATCACCTACGCCAGCGACATCATGCGCAGGTTCGGCAGCGCCTACGGTGCCCGCGTGGAACAGTTCCCCGTACCCGCCTTCTTCGACCATGCCGCCACCAAAACCGCCATGTGGAATGAACGCAGCGTGCAGCGCATCCTCGAGCTGCAGGCCAAGATGAGCATCGCCATCTTCGGTGTTGGCTCCGTCAACGCCGACTACCCCAGCCACGTCTATGCAGGCGGCTACCTCGATGAAACCGACCTCAACATCCTGGCCACCTCTGATGTGGTGGGTGACGTTGCCACGGTGTTCTTCCGCAGCGACGGCTCCTCCGACGGGATCATCCTGAACGAACGCTCAACGGGCCCTGCCCTGGCCGAGCTCAGGCAGGTCCGCAGAAGGATCTGCGTGGTGTCAGGCGTGTCCAAGATCAACGGCCTGCGCGGCGCCCTGGCAGCAAACCTCGCCACCGACCTGATCCTGGACGAGGCCACCGCGCGCCGCCTGGTGGATTTCGAAAGCCTGGCCCCACGCAATGGGTAGAGTCGGAACCATGAAAACCTCACCGCGGCTGAGCCTGAACAACGGCGTGCTGATCAACCAGCTCGGGTTCGGGCTTTACAAGGTGCCCCCTGCCGACGCCGCAGGGCTGGTGCAGGCAGCGCTCGCCGCCGGCTACCGCCACTTTGACACAGCTGCCATGTATGGGAACGAAACGGGCGTGGCACGGGGCCTCAGCGCCCAGCTCAGCTCCCCGTCCGCGGGAATCAGCGGAGGATCCGGGGAACTGTTTCCGGGGATCTCCCGGGAAGACATCTTCGTCACCACGAAACTCTGGAACGATCACCACGGCTACGACGCAGCGCTGCGCGCCTTCGATGACTCCATGGTCAACCTGGGGCTGGACTACGTGGACCTCTACCTCATCCACTGGCCCTGCCCGCGCAAGGGTCTGTTCCCGGAAACCTACCGTGCCCTCGAAACGCTGTACCGGGAGGGAAGGGTGCGGGCCATTGGCGTCAGCAACTTCCAGCCGGTCCACCTGGACCGGCTCCTGCAGACTGCCGAAGTGGTGCCGGCCGTCAACCAGATCGAACTCCACCCCTGGCTCCAGCAGGAGGAGCTCCGCCACAAGCACCAGGAACTCGGCATCCTGACCGAGGCGTGGAGCCCCCTGGGGCGCGGCCAGGTCCTGGCCGACCCCGTCATCCAGGCCTGCGCTGCCGAACACCGGCGGACACCCGCGCAGGTCATTCTCCGCTGGCACATGCAGCTGGGCCACGTCGCCATCCCGAAGGCCAGCTCAGAAGCACGCATCAGAGAGAACCTTGATGTCTTCGGGTTCGAGCTGTCATCCCGGGACATGGCGGCGCTCGCAGGCCTGGACCGCGGTCACCGCACCGGCTCCCACCCGGACAACGTCAACTAGGACCCCGCATGAACACAACACACCCGGGCGGCTCCGGCACGCCCAGCTTCTTCAGTGCGGACCTGGCGGCCCGCACCACCGCTTCGACGCTGGACCTTGACGGCGCGGCAGTTGCCTACTGGACCTACGAGCCGGTGCAGGTGCAGCCCGAAACACGGACCATCCTGGTCATCCACGGATTCCGCGGTGACCACCACGGACTCCTGCGGGTTGCCGACGAGCTCCCCGACATGAGGATCATCATGCCGGACCTGCCCGGCTTCGGAAGTTCCGCGGCTTTCCCGTCCGGTGCCCACTCGGTGGAACAGTACGGCCGGTTCATCACGGCGTTCATGGAGGCCCTGTCCCTCGGGCCGGACACGGTTCTGCTGGGGCATTCATTCGGGTCCATCGTCGCCTCGCACTTTGTAGCCCGCCACCCGGGGGCCGTGAACCCGCTTATCCTGGTCAATCCCATCGCCGCCCCGGCCCTTGAGGGCCCCAAGGGAATCATGACCAGGCTGGCGGTCCTCTACTACCGCCTCGCCGCCCGGCTCCCCAACAAGGCCGGCCAGGCGCTGCTCCGCAACCCGCTGATTGTCCGGATCATGAGTGAAACCATGGCAAAGACCGGAGACAGGGCGCTCCGCGCCTTCATCCACGGCCAGCACCACGCCTACTTCAGTTCCTTCGCTGACAGGGACAGCCTGCTGGAGTCCTTCACGGCCTCGGTCAGCCACCACGTCAGCGAAGTGGCGGCCGGCCTCAAACTTCCCGTGCTGCTGATCGCCGGGGAGAAAGACGAGATCGCCACTCTGCCGGACCAGCACAAACTCCTGGCGCTCCTGCCTGCCGCCGAACTCAAAGTGATCCCCGGCGTCGGGCACCTGATCCACTACGAGACGCCGGAACCGGCCGCCCGCCATATCCGAACCTTCCTGAAGGACCACCCCGCGTGAAGATCGTCATCGACGCCCGTTTTACCCGGACCGACCACCACGACGGCATCAGCCGCTACGGTGCCAGCCTGATCGCGGCCACGGCGAAGATCGCGGACGTCAGCATGCTGATCTCGGACAAACGGCAACTGGCCTTGCTGCCTGACGTTCCCTACACCCTCATCAACAGTCCGCTCTCACCGCTGGAACTGTTCGTTGCGCGCAAGGTGAACCCCCTGAACGCCGATGTGGTGGTCTGTCCCATGCAGACCATGGGAACCTGGGGACGCAAGTACGGGCTGGTACTGACGCTGCACGACCTGATCTACTACGAACACCCCGCCCCGCCCGGGTTCCTCCCCCCGCCCGTGCGGTTGCTGTGGCGGCTGTACCACAAGGCCTACTGGCCCCAGCGGCTGCTCCTCAACCGGGCCGACACCGTGGCCACCATCAGCCGGACCACTGAGGCGCTGATCGCCAAGTACCGCCTGACCCGGCGTCCGGTGCGGATCATCAGCAACGCGCCCCAGCCTGCGCAGCAACCGCGCCGTCCCGGCGACGGCGCCGACAAGACCATCGTCTACATGGGCTCGTTCATGCCCTACAAGAACGTGGAAACGATGCTGGCGGGGATGGCCGGCCTGCCCGGCTACACCCTGCACCTGCTGAGCCGGATCACGCCCGGGCGGCGCGCAGAGCTGGAGCTGCTGGTCCCGGCCGGAGCCTCAGTGGTCTTCCACAACGGGGTGACGGACGCGGAGTACGACTCCTACCTGCGTACGGCCACTGCCCTGGTGAGCCTGTCCCGCGCCGAAGGTTATGGCCTTCCGCTCGTGGAAGCCATGGCCTTGGGGACGCCCGTGATCGCCAGCGACATTCCGATCTTCCGCGAAGTGGGTGGGGACGCAGCCACCTACGTCGACCCCGCCTCGCCCTCCCAGTTCTCGGAGGCCGTGGCCCGGTTGCAGGATGACGGGCACTGGCAGGAGATCTCCCGGCTGTCCGTTATCCGCGCCAAAGAATTCACCTGGGATGAATCAGCACGCCAGCTGATGGACACGGCCCGGGAAATCGTGGCGAAACGGCGCCGGTAGCAACCGTCCGCCGCGGAGCCGCCTCCGTTAGAGGACGTCCACGCCGTCCAGGCGGAGCTGGAAGGGATCGAAGGCCCGTTTGGCAGCCACCGCAGAACGGGTAGCGCGCAGGACGCGGACGACGACGGCGGCCTGGCCGTAGGGGAAGAACAGCAGGGTCCGGACGTCCTCGCCGGAGCGGCCGGCTGCCGGCGGTCCGGCCGGCAGCACCGGGGCTGGACCTGCCATGCGCAGAAGGATGCCGGAGCCGGCCAGGTCTGCCGAGACTGCCCCGGTGAAGTGTTCGACGGCGGCCCGCGGGCCTGTAACGGAGGCAATCCGGACGGCGGGGGGAAGCTGGAGTTCTACCCGCAGCGACAGTTCCCGCTGGGCGTAGCCCGCCGGATCCCAGCGCAGCAGCGCACCCACCGCAGCTGTGTCCCCGGCAGTGATGACGGCCAGCCCGCCCTCGGAAGCGGGACGGACCAGGGCTGCAGCGTTGAACCACCGCCGCACGGTGTCCTCGCCGGCGCGCAGGGTTTCGCGGCGCAACAACGAATCGCCGTCCAGCAGCAGTGCTGCGGCGTAGCCTCCCTCGGCCACCGGTTCAGCTCCCACCGTGGCCACCACGAGAGCCTTGCCATGGCCTACTGCGGCCTTCACATGATCACCGGAAGATGTCACCACGGTGGTGCCGGGGAAGGCGCGCCCCAGTTCCTCCGCCGTCCGCAGCACGCCCGTGGCGCCCTTGCGAAGCCGCCGCCCGGTGCAGTGCACGCACCGCCAGTCCGGTGCCGGCGTCGAACACCAGCGGCACTGCGGTATGGCTGAGCTTCCGCCGAGGGCCAGCGGCCCCTGGCAGTTGCCGCACCGGGCAGGTTCGCGGCAGGATTCGCATACCAGTGACGGCGCGTAGCCTGCCCGCGCCACCTGGATGAGGACAGGCCCGCGTTCGAGCCCTCCCTTGGCGGCCCGCCACGCGGCACCGGGCAGGCGTGCGATCCGGGCGAGGGGGTCGCGTTCCTGTTCGAAGCTGTCTGCGGTATTGAGGACCCGCGGTACCGTGCGCCTGATGGTCTGCCGGTCCGGTTCAACGGGCAGGGCCCAGCCGGCGTCAACCAGTCTCTGGACCTCGGTACTCCGGGCATGGCCGGCAAGGAGGCAGGCCGTACCTTCCTGTTCGGCGCGCAGGAGCAGGACCTCGCGGGTGTGGGCGTAGGGGGCGCGCTGGTCAATGTGGAGATCGTCACCGTCGTCCCAGCAAGCCACCAGGCCCAGGTTGGCCACTGGCGCGAACGCAGCCGACCTGGTGCCGATGGCAACCCGGGCAGTGCCGGCCAGGAGCCGCAGGAAACTGCGGTACCGCGGTGTGGGCCCGTCGTCGGCGGTGAGCCTGGCCACCGCCTCCACCGGAATCAGTGCCCTGAGAGCCTGCTCCAGCCGGTCAAGGTCGCGGTAGTCCGGTACCACCACCACGGCTCCGCGCCCGGCGGCGTAGGTGGCGGCGACGGCCTCGGCCAGCAGTTGGGGCCAGCCGGACGGGCCATAGCCTTGCAGCGGGTTGATGACGGCGCGGGGGGATCCGCCGGCGGAGAGGTGGCGGAGGAAGGCCATGCCGTTGCGGTAGCCGGCCCACGCGCCGAAGGACGGGCTGCCCTCGGCTTCACGGCTGGCCGGCACGGACACTGCTTCTTCGGGACCGGAAAGATATTCCTTTTCCAGCCTGGCCATGCGTGGCGGCACTGCGAGCCGAAGGACGTCGCTGACGGTGCCCGCATACCGGGCTGCAACGGCGTTGGCGAGTTCTGCCACCGCCGGGATGAGGACAGGCACCGGGGAGACCACCTTCGCCAACGGCACAAGCGTGTGGCCGGCGTCGGAAACGGAAAGCCTGTCCATCAGGAAGCCGTTGAGCTGTTGGCCGTTGAAGGGGACTTTGACGCGGACCCCGGGCTTGGCGTCGGCGTCCATGGCTGCGGGGACGGCGTAGTCGAAGGGGCGGTCGAGGTGCGGCAGGGATGATTCCACCATGACCCGCGCCACCGGCAGGTGTTCGGCAAGGGGTATGCCGACTGGTTGGGTGCTGGCAGGGAAGCCCTGCAGCAGCGTGGGCTGGACGGGCCCGCCGCCCTGGACGGAAAGATCCAGGGCGGGCTGTGCGGAGTCTTCGGCCATGGCGGCTACCTCCGTTCAGCTCCCGGGCGGAAAAGGCCAGCCAACCACGGGGCACCGACATCCGCGCGGCCCGTGAACGGCGGCGCGGTCCCCCGCAGCCTGGAGGCTAGGCGTTGAAGTAGGCCTTCAGGTCCTCAACGCGGTCAAGGCGTTCCCAGGTGAAGTCGGGATCGTCCCGGCCGAAGTGTCCGTGCGCTGCCGTCTTGGCGTAGATGGGGCGCTTCAGGTCCAGGGCGTCGATGATGGCCCGCGGGCGGAGATCGAAGATCTCGGCGATGGCCGCACTGATCTGTGCAGGGTCAACCGTCTCGGTGCCGAACGTTTCAACGTAGGTGCCTACGGGGCGGGCCTGGCCGATCGCGTACGCGATCTGGATCTCGGCGCGCTTGGCCAGTCCGGCGGCCACGACGTTCTTGGCGACCCATCGCATGGCGTACGCGGCAGAACGGTCCACCTTTGACGGGTCCTTGCCGGAGAATGCGCCGCCGCCGTGGCGGGCCATGCCGCCATAGGTGTCGACGATGATCTTGCGGCCGGTCAGGCCGGCGTCACCCACGGGACCGCCGATGACGAATTCGCCGGCGGGGTTGAGGATGTTGGCCGCCCGGGAAATGTCGAGGTTCGCTGCGGCGAGGACTGGTTTGATGACGACGGAAGCGAGGTCGGCCCGGAGCTGCTCCAGGCTGGCGCCCTCAGCGTGCTGGCTCGAGATCACCACGGTTTCAACAGACACAGGCCTGTCGTGGTCGTAACCTACCGTGACCTGGGTCTTGCCATCGGGGCGCAGGTAAGCAAGTTCGCCGGATTTGCGGACTTCCGTGAGGCGTTCGGACAGCCGGTGCGCCAGCCAGATGGGGGTGGGCATGTAGGACGGCGTTTCGTCGCTCGCATACCCGAACATCAGGCCCTGGTCGCCGGCGCCCTGGAGGTCGTAGTCGTCCTCCTGGCGTCCTTCACGGGCCTCGAGGGAATTGAACACTCCGCCGGCGATGTCATTGGACTGCTGCCCGATGGACACCGACACTCCACAGCGTGCGCCGTCGAAGCCGTTGGCGGACGAGTCGTAGCCGATGCCAAGGATGGTCTCCCGGACAATCTGCGGGATCTCCACGTAGGCGTCTGTGGTGACTTCGCCGGCCACGTGCACCAGCCCGGTGGTGGCCATGGTTTCCACGGCTACGCGCGACTCCGGATCGGCCGCAAGGAGGGCGTCCAGGATGGCGTCACTGATCTGGTCGCAGATCTTGTCCGGGTGGCCTTCGGTGACGGACTCCGAGGTGAAGAGCCGAAGGGACGAGGGCGTAGCCCCGGAGGTCTGGTGAAGGTGCAGCGGTAAAGTCACTCAACTACCTTACTGGTTGGATCACGCGCGGCCGTCGGCAGACGTCGCGGGATGTCACGGTACTAAGCAAACGTGGTACTAAACACGTCACGCCCGGGGCGACACCTGGTTCAGTTCGAAGCCGATGCGGCTGATGATGGCCGCGGAAACGTCTGCCTTGGTGCCGGACGCCTCTTGGGGTTCGGAGCCGGAACGGGCCAGGATGACCACCGAATTGGTGTCCTTGCCGAAGACCTTGTCCGAGCCGACATGGTTGACCACCAGCAGGTCGCAGCCCTTGCGCTGGAGTTTGGCCTCCGCGTAGGCACGGACGTCCCCGTGCTGGTCGCCCGTTTCGGCAGCGAAGCCCACAATGAGCTGGCCGTCCGCTGCAAGACCGGTGACGCCCTGGTTGCGGCGCTCGACGAGCTCTTGCAGGATGTCCGGGTTGCGGACCAGGGTGATGACGGGATCTGCAGTGTCGTCGCGTTTCTTGATTTTTGTGTCCGAGATTTCCGCAGGGCGGAAGTCTGCCACGGCGGCGGACATGATGACGACGTCGGAATCAGCGGCGGCTGCCAGCGCGGCCTCGCGCAACTGCAGGGCAGTTTCGACGTTGACCACCTCGACGCCGGGGGGCGGCGGAACTTCCATGTGCGCTGCCAAAAGCCGGACGGTTGCCCCGGCGTTCCGGGCGGCGACGGCCAGGGCGACGCCCTGCTTGCCGGAGGACCGGTTGCCCAGGAAGCGGACGGGATCCAGTGGTTCGCGTGTTCCGCCGGCGCTGATGGTGACGGTCTTGCCGGCCAGCGGAAGCTGGAAATCGGTTTGCCCGTGGACCAGTGCCATGGCGGCGTCGAAGATGGCGTCAGGTTCGGGCAGCCGTCCCGGCCCGGAATCCGAGCCTGTGAGCCTGCCGGAGGCCGGTTCCAGTACCGCCGCACCGCGGCCGCGGAGTGTTTCCACGTTGGCCCGGGTTGCGGGGTGCTGCCACATCTCGGTGTGCATGGCGGGCGCGAAAAGAACAGGGCCGTGGGCC
It encodes the following:
- the glpK gene encoding glycerol kinase GlpK, which translates into the protein MNQYVIAIDQGTTSTRAIIFDHSGAIVSSGQMEHEQIFPKAGWVEHNAAEIWNNTREVIASALSKANLTRHDIAAVGITNQRETAVVWDKTTGEPVYNAIVWQDTRTQDIVDELSKDGGGDRFKQKVGLPLATYFSGTKIKWILDNVDGAREKAEAGNLVFGNTDCWVLWNLTGGVDGGVHVTDVTNASRTLFMDLETLQWDDEILGVFGVPRSMMPEIKSSSEVYGTVHTSQLLRETPVAGILGDQQAATFGQAAFETGEAKNTYGTGCFLIFNTGEEIVHSKNGLLTTVGYKLGDAKPHYALEGSIAVTGSLIQWLRDNLGMISSAPEVETLAATVKDNGGVYIVPAFSGLFAPYWRPDARGAIVGLTRFVNKNHIARAALEATAFQTREVLDAVNADSGVPLTELKVDGGMVANDALMQFQADILGVPVIRPKVIETTALGAAYAAGLAVGFWKDLGELSSNWSEDKRWEPQLDQAEQERQMRLWRKAVTKSMDWVDEDVQ
- a CDS encoding MIP/aquaporin family protein, which produces MSLGIVFLSEVFGTAMLTLLGCGVVANVALRGTKGNSGGFLMVTWGWGIAVFCGVFVAAKSGAHLNPAVTVGLLINGKAEYAPGVAVDVASTLTYFAGEMLGAFLGAVVCWLAYKQHFDTEEAAASKLGVFSTGPALRSTPWNLVTEIIGTFVLVFVILTLGGTPSGLGPLAVALLVVGIGVSLGGPTGYAINPARDLGPRIAHALLPIRGKGSSDWGYSWIPVVGPLVGGALGGIVARIAPIIITAAS
- a CDS encoding glycerol-3-phosphate dehydrogenase/oxidase, translated to MHAKPKGVVLGPKEPTVQPSAAPAPKPAAERNSVHNLRLRPHAKVLVVGGGINGVGTFRDLALQGVDVALVERGDYCQGASGASSHMIHGGIRYLENGEFRLVRESVVERNRLLRIAPHYVKPLQTTIPIFSTFSGILSAPLRFLTHKQQGKPKERGAFLIKVGLSLYDSFSRDGGSVPRHQFRGHKRALTELPDLRPDIKYAATYFDASVHNPERLTLDVLQDGEKAGQAKPGGAAGQGSTARASNYLSLQSVTSRPNPGTGKGGTVRLRDELTGEEFDFTADVIVNTTGAWVDLTNEAMGTTSSFMGGTKGSHIVLDSPELLAACRGREIFFEHTDGRIVLIYPMGDRVLVGTTDVDADMSQDAVCTDEEIDYFFDLVGHVFPRIPVTRNQIVYTFSGVRPLPRHDATQPGFVSRDYRIEARRPAPTGTGAVVLSLVGGKWTTFRALAEHLTNDVLAELGMHRKVSTAQLPIGGGAGFPADDAGVQRWLKAHMGHGRDADRTAGLLTRYGTRAEAVIEYLDAGPDRLLHSTRELSVRELEFMAAHEQVGHLVDVLIRRTSLAFRGLVTGELLNEVADILSVPLQWDAAARSAEISHAQEVLQRLHRVETHSLVA
- a CDS encoding sugar-binding transcriptional regulator, with amino-acid sequence MAASRHADALRAAQMYYLQDLTMDAIARELRTSRSTVSRLLSAARDSGLVQVQIRNPLDTGPELEGMIRRRFNVDVHVVPVLETLNEAETLDRVAMQAARTIGPLVDSNAIIGVAWGSTLSAVSRHLTRKITHDSVIVQLNGAGNMHTTGITYASDIMRRFGSAYGARVEQFPVPAFFDHAATKTAMWNERSVQRILELQAKMSIAIFGVGSVNADYPSHVYAGGYLDETDLNILATSDVVGDVATVFFRSDGSSDGIILNERSTGPALAELRQVRRRICVVSGVSKINGLRGALAANLATDLILDEATARRLVDFESLAPRNG
- a CDS encoding aldo/keto reductase, with product MKTSPRLSLNNGVLINQLGFGLYKVPPADAAGLVQAALAAGYRHFDTAAMYGNETGVARGLSAQLSSPSAGISGGSGELFPGISREDIFVTTKLWNDHHGYDAALRAFDDSMVNLGLDYVDLYLIHWPCPRKGLFPETYRALETLYREGRVRAIGVSNFQPVHLDRLLQTAEVVPAVNQIELHPWLQQEELRHKHQELGILTEAWSPLGRGQVLADPVIQACAAEHRRTPAQVILRWHMQLGHVAIPKASSEARIRENLDVFGFELSSRDMAALAGLDRGHRTGSHPDNVN
- a CDS encoding alpha/beta fold hydrolase encodes the protein MNTTHPGGSGTPSFFSADLAARTTASTLDLDGAAVAYWTYEPVQVQPETRTILVIHGFRGDHHGLLRVADELPDMRIIMPDLPGFGSSAAFPSGAHSVEQYGRFITAFMEALSLGPDTVLLGHSFGSIVASHFVARHPGAVNPLILVNPIAAPALEGPKGIMTRLAVLYYRLAARLPNKAGQALLRNPLIVRIMSETMAKTGDRALRAFIHGQHHAYFSSFADRDSLLESFTASVSHHVSEVAAGLKLPVLLIAGEKDEIATLPDQHKLLALLPAAELKVIPGVGHLIHYETPEPAARHIRTFLKDHPA